In the Candidatus Hydrogenedens sp. genome, CGAATAATTCCTTCTCCCGTCGGGTCATGTTTTTCTAAGATGTGTTGGAAAACTTTTATAGCATTATTCCAGATAGGTTCCAGCCATTTTTTATCTAAGGAAATTTTATATTCACGATATAACTTTAAAAGGGTTCCTAATTCCCCATCTAAAGCATGGTGTTGAGGACCGCCGATTTCGTTTTTCAATTGAGGTTCTGATGGCGGAACTATAAAACGATGGGGAATGTAAAATTCTTGTTTATCCACCATATAGAATAATTCTTGATAGCGTATTCTTTGTTCTAATTTGGGGAATAAAAACGGAAGTACTTGAGCATAATTGTATACATGAGTGCAATTCATAGGGCAACAGTTATCCGTGCCTTCAAAACCGCCAACTGTTCCATCTTCTAAATATATATAAATAGGAGTATGAAGTGTGGCAATATTTGCCGAAATGGCTTCTAATAATACAGGGGAAAGTGTAGAGGAGAAAAAATCTTTGTGAAACTGGGATGTCCGACTTAATAAGTAAGAAAAATTGTCTATGCAATAATTGGTTATCTCCATAGCATTCTTAAAGTAATTGTTATAGTAATTCCCTAAACGATAGTCATATCGCAAGAGGGGAAGTGTCCAATAATACTGATTTCCACGAGTTCGATTAGGGAAATACCAGGATAAAACGAAAGTAATTACTTCTTTTTCGCCGGGGGATAATTCAAATGGATATGCAATTGTTCCGTTCCATGTATAACCAGGGTCACTGGGTTCTGTGCTCTCTGATTGTGGTAAATTTCCATTTTTTGAAAAACATTGCCAGAAATAATTGAAATCGCTCCATTGCGAACATGTTTGAGGCTCATTTTTCCCCGATGTTTTTAGAGAAAAAACCATATTTCCCCATAGTGGATGTAAAGAGTCAAGTCCCTTGTTATAAGTATAAGGAACATTTGTTATTAATCCAATTAAAGATGCAATCCAGGCCCTCTTATATTCAGATGAAATCCAATCGGTTATTTTCCCGTTACACCATACAACAGAGCCTTTACCTATTTTCTTCTTGATAATTAAAGGTATACCAGTATCTGTTTTTAGCAATACTTCACTTTGCTTTATAGAGATATTGGGTGTTGTTTTATAGATGTTATTAATATCTAATAGAAAATCTTTTAAATTAGGGAATGATTCTCCTAACTTTACTTGATATTTGTTATTTACCCAATTTCCTTTTTTGGAAGCAACAGGTAGCCATGTTTGCAATGTCTTATATGAATTCTTGTCTATAGGATAATCATTGGTAAATATTATCTCATCTATTAAAATATGTCCCCAACCATCGGAAGCGTTATCCACAATTTCAATATGTGCTTTTTTACCTATATATTCTGAAACATTCCATATAACTTTCTTTAAAGTTTCAGAGTTTGAGCCTGTAGATGATAATATTTTTCTTCCATCAACAATAAGGGCGATATAGGAATTTTCAGGGTTATTTCCTCCTCCAATACGGAAATGGATAAATGAGTGTTGAATAGTAAATTCCTTAGATATAGCCGTTCCTGTTTTTTTATCGTCGCCATTGTAAGAATTTATAAAGTATTTCCCCTCATAACCGACAATATCTGTTTGGGAAGGAAATGTTCCATCAGCGGGTTTGTCACCAAAAGCGTCACCTGTGATTGTCCATAAGTTATATGTTCCAGATTCAAAATTGTCAAATATATGAGTTTTTTTAAGGTTCTTTTTGGCTCTATTTATTGCAACTAACCAATCAAAAACAGAGTTTGTGTCTCCACTAACAATCAAATGAGCCCCATCTTGTATTCTTTCATTAAGTTTCTTTATGGTATCTGATGATAAAACTTTATCAGAAGGACCTAACCAATAAACACAGGGATTGCTTGTGTTCTGGTCATCACTTGGATTGATATTTTCTTGATAATTTATGTGAACT is a window encoding:
- a CDS encoding GH116 family glycosyl hydrolase, with product KLIFGDFSPNLDLSMECFSPFIPLDEKNSSLPVIFFTFTLKNNGTKNIKGSLAGTIPNIIGWDGYGELLSATYTKGGKQIYAIHHPELGYNFNTTQKEIDTTSIDMGITSTGKEEFKEDIQLYTNLYDCAQPLRFLRGVHINYQENINPSDDQNTSNPCVYWLGPSDKVLSSDTIKKLNERIQDGAHLIVSGDTNSVFDWLVAINRAKKNLKKTHIFDNFESGTYNLWTITGDAFGDKPADGTFPSQTDIVGYEGKYFINSYNGDDKKTGTAISKEFTIQHSFIHFRIGGGNNPENSYIALIVDGRKILSSTGSNSETLKKVIWNVSEYIGKKAHIEIVDNASDGWGHILIDEIIFTNDYPIDKNSYKTLQTWLPVASKKGNWVNNKYQVKLGESFPNLKDFLLDINNIYKTTPNISIKQSEVLLKTDTGIPLIIKKKIGKGSVVWCNGKITDWISSEYKRAWIASLIGLITNVPYTYNKGLDSLHPLWGNMVFSLKTSGKNEPQTCSQWSDFNYFWQCFSKNGNLPQSESTEPSDPGYTWNGTIAYPFELSPGEKEVITFVLSWYFPNRTRGNQYYWTLPLLRYDYRLGNYYNNYFKNAMEITNYCIDNFSYLLSRTSQFHKDFFSSTLSPVLLEAISANIATLHTPIYIYLEDGTVGGFEGTDNCCPMNCTHVYNYAQVLPFLFPKLEQRIRYQELFYMVDKQEFYIPHRFIVPPSEPQLKNEIGGPQHHALDGELGTLLKLYREYKISLDKKWLEPIWNNAIKVFQHILEKHDPTGEGIIRGEQPNTYDTHIYGSNTFIGTLYLATLKAMEIMLKELGSPDPNLISECQKRYESGMKKYMETCWNGEYFINVFDAPDVGPEVYNQTNCYGPGCHSDQLLGQWWAHILGLGYLFPEPYIKTTLDSIYKNNWRKNFYDHVQVPRRFAEDDEPGMLICSWPKGGRPESPILYCDEIWTGMEYEVAGLCIFEKDWDKAIEIVTGARSRYQGNRKNPWSEIECGGHYARAMSAYSMLIAGSGFNFDNGKVKITPRVRENPSSFFFSTGTSWGMFEFNSSPRKTTITIAPHYGKLELSKISLPAEKLRFNQMSMTLVKGDRYIPITEKIGIIQQDEQYKTNLITILLRQPIIILENEKVIIDIRW